TAATCTAATTGAAATATTATTAGTagtaaaatcttgattttcaaaGTATCATTAATAAGGATAATAAAGTAAAATGAACACTTAATTAATGAGTTTAAGAAGAGTACAAAATGCAAATTGGAcaaataaaagggaaaaaacTCCATTGTGTATTGGACAGTTTGGATACCCAAAGATGGGCTAACCCAAATTAACCTACCACAAATCATCAGCACAAACTGACCCAAACACAACTTTCCTAAAAACCGTCATATATCAGTGTGTTGCTTTTAACAAAATCATCAAATCAACGTGGAGAAATACTGCAACATCACAAAACTAAGTATAATATAAGCTGAAACTGGGCGAGCTAGTCTATTACTCATCATGTAGCTCATCTTGCCAACTTAATCCCAAACAGACCACATTTGTCACCCCTACCAACTAGTGGGTGAATCTTTCACTGCACAAATTTATTGCAGTTGAAGCTATATAGCAGTTCACCCCTTCCAGGCTGCAAAATATCTGATTAGGAATCCAAAACTTCTAATATGATGATGGCACTGAAATAGATAAGAGAGgaactttaaataatttttggcACTGCATAACTCAGTATGTAATATCATTCGTACTTCAAACTATTCTGAGGACAACGTGCTATCAAAAcgccaaaagacatcacttcGTGAAATAAAACCATCTAGCATTGACAACTAAACACGTATCTACAGCTCCTTATTGGTAATTAGGAGTGGGCATATCTCTTCCAGGCATGTTTTGATTCTGATAGGAGTTCCCATCAGATGTATTAGGAGCATAGCTCTGGTTTGGCCCTGGACCTGTTTGGTAAGGCGTGCCTCCATTGTTTGGTCCACCGCCACTGTATTGGGAACTAGGTGCGTTGTTTGGCACCCCATAGTTATGGGGAGGCCCTCCACCCATGTTGGGTGGCGGCATGTTCGGTTGCTGCATCCCACCTCCAAGCGGTGGCCCTCCCATGCTTGGCTGATGCATCCCGCCTGCATGAGGTGGTGGCCCTCCGAAGCCTTGCTGCTGCATGGGTGGCCTTCTCATGTCTGGCTGGTGCATCCCGCCTGCATGGGGTGGCCCTCCCATGCCTTGCTGCTGGTGCATCCCGCCTGCATAGGGTGGCCCTCCCATGCCTTGCTGTTGGTGCATCCCGCCCATGTTAGGTTGCTGCATGCCGCCTATGTTGGGTGGTGGTGCATTCCTCATGTTGGGAGGCCCCCCTGCTGCCATGTTGGATCCAGGGTTCTGACTGGGTTGATTCTGcatctctcttcttctctcgaAGTTTCTGGATCTATCAAAATTACGAGGTCGATCATTGCGCCTGTTTCTCTCATTAGCACGAGCATTGTTTCTCACCCATTCCTCGTGATATTTCGGGTCATATGGTACAGCCTGTCCATTGATAAAAGGTTCCCCTGCAACATGCATTACATTAGTCATAAGATCAGTTGATGCACCATGTATAATAACTGACACACATGACTAGTTTACAAGGGACATTATAATTGCGTAAAATTATTATACTTAAAGTTGCAACTTTCTGCAACCATATGCCATAATATACTAGAAGATACAGTTTACCCTGGAGTAAATGGGCATTCTGGTAACACTGAAAAGGGtgattgatttttttatcaGAAGGCCTCCAACTTTTTTGTAAAAAGTGACGAGCATGAACCAAGACACGTAacatatatttcttttcttttcgtCTGGAAAAACAAATACAGCAAGCTTATCAAAATATATTGGCCTGAAATGATAATATGAGGTTCCGACTTGGATCAAACAGCCAATCCTAACTTCTAAAATATACATCTTTCCTACAAGGCTTTTAAATATACAGTAAAAATGACAATTGCAGATAGGAACGCTCATTCAGGCAGAAGATGCAATTAAAAAGGAAGCACTCTCTAGTCTAGAGCCTAGAAACCTACTCTAAATTCATAAGTCTACAGCAAATTAAATTACTATGTGTCCACAATTAGatgagaaaaaatagaaaaccaCTCTAATTTCATAACAAGTGCGATAATCCAAAATAAGATGGACCAGAAATGTTAAACTAGTGCTGACAGAGCAAGGCTGATAGGACTGCAAAAGATGGAACTGCTTACCTCCATAATCTTTATTTCTGACATCGAGATAAGAATCAGGAAGCACCCAACGAACCTTAGGCAACTCTGTACATGAATGGAAAGAAACAAGTGATTAGGCCTTCCACCAATTTACTCACTGTCATGAATTACCCGGAAAAAAAAGGGGAGGTAGAAGTAGGGGGGTAACAACTGCATTACCTTTTAGTTTGTAAGAAAGTTCTTCAGATACAAGAGCACCAAAAGCAAAGTAATGTCTAGTTGAGACAGAATATATCTTCATTCGTGCTTCCTCCTCACTGCAAGATTAACTATTAATATAAGCCAcctataaaaataaactaatctTTCTTTCAGGTATTTATCAAGCCAAGCACTTGTACAGTCTTTGAACTCCTCATCAACACAAGCTAACAGCTTTGCTTtacagaaaaaaaaagtatatattGGTTCACACAAGGCATATATTTACATATAAGAAGTATAGGCACACCACACAGGGAAGTTTGTTTATCCTTATATATCATTTCTCACTGGTTAAGCTATTCATCATATTCAGGTTTAATTAAACTAGGGTGTTTTGCTGTATTCAGTATGGAGGAAAATATCTGGTTGGGTATAAGAGTAGGTAACATATATAGTCCTACTAGGGTTAGTATACAGTGTAAGGATGATGTTTATGTTTTGAGTATTAAAAGTTTACACGATTGTCAAAATTATTGATTGAAACAAGTGATACATAGTAGAATTTTGGCATAATTTGAAGGAAAATGACCGCCGCTACCCTGGATAGCGGCCATGTTCCTTGTCTTGGTGGAAAATACTTTATTTGGACAAAACATTTTCCACAATGCAAGTGATAAGGAGTAGAATTTGTAATATTCCCAAAGAAAAATGACTACCACCACAAAGACGGAGGCTATTTTCCTTGTTTTGGTAGAAAATGCTCTATTTTGAGAAAACATTAGGCCACAGACAAATCTGTCTCATCATAAACTATACTGAAAATACATTATCACTAATCACTTTTAGCATATTAAgattaaaacatattttttccCAATGTTTTAcccttgaacttaattatttatACCCCAAATTATTTATCAAGAGCTAAGACTAAACATCATTTAATATGAATATGGTGGAGGAGTTCAAAGTCCAaagtggacaagtaaaagtgaacgggATAATATCATATTAATGGAATCTGCACAGTTTTTAGTATCAATGCTTTTCCttacttttttatataattaggtAGAAATTGACCCAGTTTCTCATTGAACAAAGGTACAATATAATCAAATTGGGCGGATTTACTGCAGTAGCAAATAACAGAGCATCACATTAAAGTAACAAGTAAGAATTCAATAGTACCAAAAGTAATAAAACAGTAAACAATTATAATTAGGTTTTACTAAAATGGAGCTGAAACAAGAGAAGAAACTAAAAATGCAGAGAAATGAGCAAAACCTCCCAACAATCGTAGCAAGAGTTTTGATGTAGCTATCAATGATTTCATCTCTGGTGGGGTCACCTTCAGGCTTCTCCATTACAACAAGCCAGTGTTCAAAATCGCATCCATCAAGCAAAATCGTTTCCTTTGGAGGTCGATTAGACCAGTTAGGATTCGGGTCATTGAGTGACGACGACGTTTGGCGAGTGGCAAACCCTCTAGAAAACGCTGTCGGTGCCGGAGAGACATTTCGTAAGTTGGACGCAACGGAGGTAAGTGGCCGCAGGCGGTGGAGAGATAAAGTGCTCGGAgttgtagagagagaaagagagttgCAGGAGCGTTTGAATGCATTGAGTAAAGAACGAGACGCCATTTTCGTTTCTACAAAACCCTAGCTCTGTGATAATTTGGAGGGTTTATCGGGTTTTAATAGAAAATATCGCCTCTCAAAATGTTCCCTAATGTTTAGTTTGGTCCCTAAAGTTTCAAAATGTGTGAAATGCATCTTGATATGATAGATTCTAAATCTGAATAcacatttaaataataaaatgtgCAATTGAGATGTTTGAatttgaatattaagatattGTATTTAAGACGTACATAAATACTAAATAATTAAGATgacatttaaataataaaatgtgCAATTGAGATGTTTGAatttgaatattaagatattGTATTTAAGACGTACATAAATACTAAATAATTAAGATGATTTGTTTTTTCAAcatcttaataaataaaatttatatttacttacaaattaataaatataatttaatattattttaataaaatgtgtttttaaaaaatatttgacgaTTATGATGGTAATTATGTGTGTCGATTGGGATTAATGTTGTTCATTAATGATGAATGATCGTGGATAGTATTTATAGCGTCTCAtgataatgtttttttttttattatttagtaATAGATAGTATGTTTACCGTCACGGAGATTTTGTAGGgactaatttaattttataaatatttctcaaatttaatttaatagacttaattgaagaaagaaacataatttatcatatttttcttatatataggAAAAATGCCATATCAAAAAGGTTTTCCATTTACTCATTTATTAGAAGCTATATATCGTagaatatgtaattttttagtTAATAGTTGTAGATTATGAAATATTATTTCTCTAGTATTTATGTAACTTTAAGACCCTATTTGTTCCCATTTACATTAGGATGTTGTCTGTAaatttaaatacaaaattattaaaataatttgtttttcAACATTTTGTATATGCTCAATTTATTGATTCACAAACATAATAAATGTAtgattgaaataaaaaataattaaataatagaaaaaatatagatttaataaaataaaattattatttgataagaaaaaaaatatttatatttgctAATGATGATGGAGATGATTTGTAGTGATGGTGGTAATTGTTAGTGCTAGTGGCTAATAATTGTAACGGTGATATAGTTATGATGGAAGAGGTGGCTGGTGTTATAGTGATTGGTGTGGTGATGGTGAACTTTGTTGATGTTAGTAATGGGCGGTGTTGATGGTGGTGGCTTAAGAAGTGTGGTGGTTGTCGATGTGTTGGTAGTAGTTGGCAACAGTGCTAGTTATTATGGTGAAAGTGTAGAGTTGGTTGCAAAGATTTACTGTAGTAGTgatagtgattgatagtggTGAGGGAGATAGCAGCGACAATGACGCTCAAAGTGATGACAgtgaatataattataatgatggAGATGGTAAGTCATGTGGTAGTGGTTGATATAGATGGTGGTTGTGACACCATAGGTGGTTGGTGGCGATAGTAGTGACTGGTGTGGTTGGTGATGGTAATAGTTGTTGACAATGACGATGGTGATTGTGATGACAAAGGTAGTTAGTGATTGAGCTGCTAATTGACGATAATAATGATGGTTTATAATGACGATGGTGATTGTGATGACAAATGTGATTAGTGGTGGTGataattgtggatagaatggtGATGTCACATATCTATACAAAAATCCTTTTTAAAGATATTAACCCTTTGTTTAAGATCTTGATAATTGAGAcccattttaaataaaataaatatttaaattttagtgTAAAGAAATACACTTAATAACTTGAACCATTTATATTAAAATCTCCATTAAGTAGAAACAAATCAGGCGTTAGTATGGACGAATTGGACATATTATATTTTCATGGATAAAAACACTCCTAAGGATTAGATATGTCCAAgtctatttctattttataaagaaaattttacctAAGTAAACATAACTACTATATATAAATAGCCTATTGATACCTTCAAAATTTACGATCATCACAATTATATGAGAATGTATTACTAGATGGCGGCAACTTCTATAGGCATTTGGGAGGCAATGAATGTATTAAtgcattcttcttcttcttcttccgcctcttcctcgtcatctttcttcttttcttcctcctcctcttcttcctcttccttctgcctcctcctcttcttccttctcctcctcctcttcttcttcctctttgtCCTCTTCCacttctcttcctcttcctctttttCCTCTTTGTCTTCCTCTTCTTCGtgttttcttcatcttcttcttccataTAGTAAGAACCTTGTTttgatggacttattttaagtatcttataagttgaaagttgtttataagttaaaaataaataaataggtgtagttcaacttatttttttttacttataacctattttgtaaaatttctttttttatgtcGTGCTTTGtaaaatttccttttttttattaatggaGAAATTTTACCTTATATGGCAACCTAAATGAGCTCACATCGCATAAATAACCCCAATATTCTTCTAAAAAGAAAGATTTGATTTGTACTTTGCAAACCCTAATATTACATAAAATAGTTGCCTACTCATTCTTGTCTATTCTAAGAGCATATTTAGATTGATTTAGTTTTAGGTGTTTTTAAGttaaagtagttttaagtatttTTGTAGTGTTTggataatattaaaaaaatacttttaagcactcgttttaaaattaaaataacaaaaataaatcaatagtcataaattaaaaattctaaattatTACTTTTAACTTAAAAGTCATACGTTATAAACTAATTCAAACAGACTCTAAATACGAAATCAGATGCTTCCTCAGTTCATGAGCACTTGCCTCCTTACTCTTCCCTCTCATTACTCGACTACCTCTAGACATAATATACACAAATGTATAATTAGTATACtatatgtaaaatatttatataactaTTATACTctccaaatatataatatatttatacaatAAATATACAACAAATTGAATTAACAAATTTAATGTACTCTGGATACAGATCATGTATATTCATTCACGTATTGAAAGAGTAGAGAGTAAAAGAATTGTGCATTATACATATCAAAATATATTCTAATATATACTTCATGATATTCTTATATTATATGTATCTAccatttatatatattgtatcTTATATTAACTCACaactaatatattatatatagataatatTATTCAACTATAGTATATTCGTAATATACTATGTGATCTTTTCTATGTCAAATTTTCAAATCTTTTGAAGTTTTTGTCTTTAACAAAAGTGACGAGTTTGAATATAATTACTAAAGTTATCATCTTTTCATTCATTATTGCGTATTTTTGGGGGTTATTAATAGATATCCCTATTTTAATGGAATTTGGTGGATTTGCTATAAAATGTAAGGTTATTTTTGCCACTTTTTGATATCTTAAATTAATTACTTGCTAAAGTTTTGTAACGTTACATTTCTAATGTTGCTAGGTATGGAATTGAGGATTGGGCCTAAGTGCTAATTAATCAACTAAAATCACTACTTGACAAAAAAATTTaacagaaaaaaattaaaagtaaaaatgtCTCTATTAATAATTTGCTCTAAAAATATCTCTACAGCCTTTTCAAGAAAAGCACCCTTGACAAGCACATAGCTCAAGCACACATGTCATTTTGAAAATGAGTTCTCCCTTTTTCATAAAAGATCTTTTatgtaaatttaaattgaaaatttgaattttttagcaACTTCGATTAATTAGTTGATgagtgattttaaataattaatttaattaatgagctaaagtattaatttatttaagacCCTATACCACTTAATCCATATATTAGAATAAATTACTGGGTAATATCTTTATCACACACAAATAACTTGCGGCGGAAACTGTAATACGAGAGAAGTGAATTGGCGTCGCCAaacaaatttgataaaaattgCATCAGGAAAAAGCCTTAATCACTCTTATATCTTGGTGTTCGTGAATATATGTAgggatatattattattattattattattattattattattattattattattattattattattattattattattattattattattattactattatattGTTGAGTAGTGAAAGAAAAAGGACAAGACAATGCATATTAGAggtcgtttggattgacttataagttgtttataagctgttttcagctttttttgagtgtttgactggccaacttaaagtcattttgtgtttaaaataagccccaataaatagttgagtttatttggatgaacttattttaagcaatttataagttgaaaacagcttataagtcaaaaaaaaaaattggcctgcacctactcttttttttaaaacttataagcagttttcaacttataaactgcttaaaaataaatcaatccaaacaggctattagtattataataatatttgaaaggGGATTCGCTCAATTGGAGATGGGATTAGTTTTGGTCTTTTAGACCAATTATGAGTAGTAATTAATGGCAGCCAGTGAGTAGGTAATGATTAGCAATTACTGAGTAATGATTAAAAAGATATGAAGGATTTACCAATCGTTTTTCTCGAGTTTAAGTTATTGGTCTTGTAACTTCACCATAGATTTGATCTATTGGCTACCGTATAAAAAGTCTAGTGTTAATAatattggtatatatatatatatataattaaatgatagatgtattatattatatgaacaCCATTACATTTATGTAATTTAGAGAGATAGAGACTTAATCCTAGTCATGATAATTTAATTGACATCAAGATTGGAAATTTcattatagatttgggtgagtCTTTTGATCTAAgttagacatatagtaatatgagtATTGTTAGTTTTagaatcttatttttattatttacttgATTAGATTGCATTGATCTGGAAGCCCAACGAAAGGGAAAGGCTCGTGGAGTGATTGTtcgattatttgaggcaagtgaacttctaaaactctGTAAATCTTTAGAATCCTCAAATTTCCTTTCTTGTATGCgttggggagtaatgggaaTGAGGTGATGGATTATGTATTCGTATAAGCTGATCATAATAAATGAACGGggttaataaaaatataatgtgtTGCTATGATAGTGATTGAAAAGTGTGAAATGCTTGATATTAACATTGATGTGAATCTTATGATATGCCTTGATAGtctcattgtgattgtgaattgCTGGAGTTTGTCATTTCCTCATTATTGTGTGAATATTTCGAGTTGTATTTTGTTCTTGGACACTGTGATGAGATaaagagtgtgatgccgaggtcattacCGGCGAGAGTGTGATGCTGAGGTCATTTACGATGAGAGTGTGACGTCAAGGTCATTGTCGGCGAgtgtgtgatgccgaggtcatttccgacaAGAGTGTGATGCAGAGATCATTTCCAGTGAGAGTGTGATGCCAAGGTCTTTTACGGCGAGAGTGATGCTAAGGTCATTGCCGGCGAGAATGATGTTGAGGTCATTGCCggcgagagtgtgatgccgaggtcatttttggtgaaTGTGACTGATGCTTGATTATTAATTGTGAATGAGCATCCTCGCATACTTATTTGTGGTGTATTGACTATTGTGGTTGATTCGTATGATACTTGTGATTTCTGTCTTGTGATGACTTAACTATAATTGTGGAACATATTTAAATTGTGTATTGTGAAATCtaggttgggctgatttctgtgcaggttgtagttatagAGGTTTAATTGGGAGGAAAGAAGTTCTTGTATTCTTTAGATTTGCTTAGTTTTGTTAGTTGACTTACTGGGTACAGTGTTGGTTGGTACTTACttcttgcttctacacttgtgtaggttctgagcccggACACTGAGTTTGAGATATCCATTATCCTCCGAGGCTTCGAGGTGACTTAGAGGTAGCTGAttgacgtctgtacttatcttcgagagatTATGAAGATTGTTAGGAAActctttttcatttattttttctgaTCGTGCGTGGTTACTTTGCTAGTACTACGTTGTTGCGTGTTCTTTTGACAGATGGAAAGGACTAGAGCTACTGTTGCTGATGGTAGAGGGGAGGCAACTACCAAGACAGTTGTTGAGGCCCTaactaggggtagaggtagagcAAGAGGTAGAGTCGTGTCCGAGGAGCAGCACCAGCTAGAGCCAGTGCCAGAAAGGCTTCTCTAGAGCCACATTTGTAGGTTAGAGAGGACCAGGTCCCTCCTGGGCATGCAGATGCCTCGCTTCAAGATACTTTGATGAGAGTGTTGGGGGTACTAGAGGGTCTTTTTCAAGGTGAAGCAGGCAGACCATAGGGTTATCAGGCGAGAGTAGAGGCACAACCTCCAGGTCAGCATTAGGGTCCGGTTATTCATGATCAGATTGGTTAGCCACCATTAGTTCCCATACCAGCTGTGGATGCACAGGTTGCCCTAAATATGGTCATGACTATTGCAGATCAATAGTGCTATGAGAGGTTTCAGAAGATGAAACCACCCTAGTTTCAGGGTGGTAGGAGCGAGGACGCTCACGAGTTCTTGACACTGTGTCATGAGATGTTGGAGGCTGTGAGTATGGATGATACCCAAGGCATTCAATTTATTGCACTTTAGCTCCGTGGGTCGgccagagagtggtggaggaTGCTTATAAGGTCCAAACCAGTTGGATCATCTCTAGTGGAGTAGGGTGTTTTTGTTAGGGCGTTTGAGGATCACTTTATCCCGTGGAGCGTATACGAGGAGAGCAAGTTGAGATTTGAGAGCTTAACTCAGGGTGGTAAGTGTGTTGTTGAGTATGAGGCACGATTCTGTCAGTTATCGAGGCATGCTATGGCATTGATCTTAGATGAGGCGGAAAGAGTCCATAGATTTATAAATGGGTTGACATTCTCTGTTCGATCTTATGTGTTCAGATTGGCCGTGAGAGGGCCTCCTTCCAGTCCATAGAGAGCACCACTAAGGAGGCAGAATTGATGGTTTGAGAGGAGTTTAGGGACCCCATGAGGGCCGGTAATTCCAGTTAGTTTTCTGGTGCTTCATTTGGAGGTAGAGGTTCACACAGAAGTAGTGGTTCTTCCCAGCGTCATGGGCCCGTGCATGCATCCAAGCCAGCAGATGATAGTGGGCAGATGTCCCGTGGTTCTCACAGTTCTGGCCGAGATGGCTATAGTGGTTCATCTAGTACACAACAACAGTCCTTCACATCGAGGTCTTGTTTTAGGTGTGGGGATCCTGGACACATGGTACGACAATGCCCCTCCATACCAATTCAAGACCCCATCGTACTTATTCAGCTGCTCCGGATAGAGATATGGTGCCTCCGGCTAGGGTCGGGGAGAGATCAGACAAGTAAAGGTGGTAGAGCTTCTGGTAGTAGTGCTATTGTTTAGCGTGGAGGTAGAGGAGTTGTTCAAACTGAAAGTGGTAGAGGTGCCCAATTTTATGCTTTTCCAGGGATGCCCGAGGCTGAGGCTTCAGATATTGTCATTACAGGTATCGTCCCTGTCTGTCATCGACCTGCGTTAGTGTTATTTGA
This sequence is a window from Solanum dulcamara chromosome 10, daSolDulc1.2, whole genome shotgun sequence. Protein-coding genes within it:
- the LOC129870662 gene encoding multiple organellar RNA editing factor 8, chloroplastic/mitochondrial-like, producing the protein MASRSLLNAFKRSCNSLSLSTTPSTLSLHRLRPLTSVASNLRNVSPAPTAFSRGFATRQTSSSLNDPNPNWSNRPPKETILLDGCDFEHWLVVMEKPEGDPTRDEIIDSYIKTLATIVGSEEEARMKIYSVSTRHYFAFGALVSEELSYKLKELPKVRWVLPDSYLDVRNKDYGGEPFINGQAVPYDPKYHEEWVRNNARANERNRRNDRPRNFDRSRNFERRREMQNQPSQNPGSNMAAGGPPNMRNAPPPNIGGMQQPNMGGMHQQQGMGGPPYAGGMHQQQGMGGPPHAGGMHQPDMRRPPMQQQGFGGPPPHAGGMHQPSMGGPPLGGGMQQPNMPPPNMGGGPPHNYGVPNNAPSSQYSGGGPNNGGTPYQTGPGPNQSYAPNTSDGNSYQNQNMPGRDMPTPNYQ